Proteins encoded in a region of the Pseudomonas putida genome:
- a CDS encoding conjugative transfer ATPase — MGIPSPIDWQNPKRRPATKTDVARIYEVNPSFVDMLPWAEYLPEEEAMLLEDGISRAAFFELIPIGTEGRSDDWLQQARDALQGVLQDSFDELESSHWVVQLYAQDETDWTDYLQKLQAYVQPRAENTDFTKLYLALFRHHLESISKPGGLFVDTAVSNLPWRGQTRKVRLVVYRRVKKQDVVVRGQEPAAYLKAICDRLKGSLANAGVTTKRMDGHAIKRWLVGWFNPHPDHLGSTERDIRRFYEEVCQPARELQEGELPVASGTDFSENLFYREPRSDIDSGLWSFDGMPHRVVMLDRLKNAPLTGHLTGETKQADSLNSLFDRLPEDTVLCITMVPTPQDLLEGHLEQLSRKAIGDTQASSHTRDDVETARSLLGRKHKLYRGSVAFFLRGQNKAVLEERTTSLCNVLLGAGMQPVQSQDEVAPLNSYLRWLPCNFDPNENRALDWYTQLMFTQHIANLAPVWGRSTGTGNPGFTLSNRGGAALTFDPLNKLDRQMNAHLFLFGPTGAGKSATANYLIMQAIALYRPRLFIIEAGNSFGLLGDFAKRLGLTVNRVRLAPGSGVSLAPFVDAVQLVKNKDQVKVLDASDVDASDQHLTDALAGMEDEQRDILGELEITARLMITGGESKEDARLTRADRSAIRQCIINAAELCVSKNRPVLTEDISAALQAMASDDKLPESRRNRFMEMAEAMGMFTMGTEAEMFNRPGTAWPEADITIVDLATYAREGYQAQMAIAYISLLNTINNIAERDQFKGRPLIAFTDEGHIPLKVPLLSPYSVKITKMWRKLGAWYWMATQNVDDIPPEASALLNMIEWWICLNMPPDEVEKIARFRELTPAQKTMMLSARKENGKFTEGIVLAKRIEMLFRVVPPSLCLALAMTEPEEKRQRYETMQALGCDELHAALQVAADLDHKRGITPYPITLPESKKAVERVA; from the coding sequence ATGGGCATCCCTTCACCCATCGACTGGCAAAACCCTAAACGTCGGCCGGCGACAAAAACTGACGTGGCGAGGATATACGAGGTCAACCCGTCGTTCGTGGACATGCTGCCATGGGCAGAATACCTGCCCGAGGAAGAGGCCATGCTCCTCGAGGATGGCATTTCCAGGGCGGCGTTTTTCGAGTTGATCCCGATCGGGACCGAGGGACGCTCCGACGACTGGCTTCAACAAGCTCGCGATGCGTTGCAAGGTGTCCTGCAGGACAGTTTCGACGAACTCGAGAGCTCTCACTGGGTAGTGCAGCTTTATGCCCAGGACGAAACGGACTGGACCGACTACCTGCAAAAACTCCAGGCCTACGTCCAGCCCCGGGCTGAGAACACGGATTTCACCAAGCTCTACCTCGCGCTGTTCCGCCACCACCTCGAGTCTATCTCCAAGCCAGGTGGATTGTTCGTCGACACGGCAGTCAGCAACCTCCCGTGGCGTGGTCAGACACGGAAAGTCCGCCTGGTGGTGTATCGCCGAGTAAAGAAACAGGACGTCGTGGTGCGCGGCCAGGAGCCTGCCGCCTACCTCAAAGCGATCTGCGACCGTCTTAAAGGATCCCTGGCCAACGCCGGCGTGACAACCAAACGCATGGATGGCCATGCGATCAAGCGTTGGCTCGTAGGCTGGTTCAATCCACACCCAGATCACCTGGGGTCGACTGAGCGCGATATCCGACGTTTCTACGAAGAGGTGTGCCAGCCAGCCCGCGAGTTGCAAGAGGGTGAGCTGCCGGTGGCGAGCGGCACCGACTTCTCGGAGAACTTGTTCTACAGAGAACCGCGCTCGGATATCGACAGCGGTCTCTGGTCGTTCGACGGCATGCCGCACCGGGTTGTGATGCTGGATCGCCTGAAAAATGCCCCCCTCACTGGGCATCTGACCGGTGAGACCAAGCAGGCCGACTCATTGAACTCGCTGTTCGACCGGCTGCCGGAGGATACCGTGTTGTGCATCACCATGGTGCCGACCCCGCAGGATCTGCTGGAAGGGCATCTCGAACAGCTATCCAGGAAGGCTATCGGGGATACCCAGGCGTCCAGTCACACCCGGGATGACGTTGAAACGGCGCGGTCCCTTCTCGGACGAAAGCACAAGCTCTACCGGGGAAGTGTCGCGTTTTTCCTCCGTGGTCAGAATAAAGCCGTGCTCGAGGAGCGCACGACTAGCTTGTGCAACGTGCTCCTCGGCGCCGGCATGCAACCAGTCCAGTCACAGGACGAGGTAGCTCCTCTAAACAGCTACCTGCGCTGGTTGCCATGCAACTTCGACCCGAATGAAAACCGCGCCTTGGATTGGTACACCCAGCTTATGTTCACCCAGCACATCGCCAATCTGGCTCCAGTCTGGGGGCGCTCCACTGGCACAGGTAACCCGGGCTTCACCCTTTCCAATCGAGGGGGGGCAGCGCTGACCTTCGATCCGCTGAACAAGCTCGACCGACAAATGAACGCGCACTTGTTCTTGTTCGGCCCCACCGGCGCGGGTAAATCTGCCACAGCCAACTACCTGATCATGCAGGCCATTGCGCTCTACCGCCCTCGACTCTTCATCATCGAGGCCGGCAACAGCTTCGGCCTGCTGGGCGATTTCGCCAAGCGGCTTGGCCTGACCGTCAACCGGGTACGGCTCGCTCCGGGTAGCGGCGTGAGCCTCGCCCCGTTCGTCGACGCCGTGCAGCTCGTAAAAAACAAGGACCAGGTCAAGGTCTTGGATGCCTCGGACGTGGATGCATCGGACCAGCACCTGACCGACGCACTGGCGGGGATGGAGGACGAACAGAGGGACATCCTGGGCGAGCTGGAGATCACAGCCCGCCTGATGATCACTGGCGGCGAATCGAAGGAGGATGCGCGACTCACTCGGGCCGACCGCAGTGCCATCCGGCAGTGCATCATCAACGCCGCCGAGCTGTGCGTAAGTAAAAACCGTCCGGTGTTGACTGAAGACATCAGCGCAGCGCTGCAGGCGATGGCCAGCGACGACAAGCTCCCTGAAAGCCGGCGCAACCGGTTCATGGAGATGGCCGAGGCCATGGGGATGTTCACCATGGGCACCGAGGCTGAGATGTTCAACCGTCCTGGTACCGCCTGGCCGGAAGCTGACATCACAATCGTCGACTTGGCCACCTACGCTCGTGAGGGCTATCAAGCCCAGATGGCCATCGCCTACATCTCCCTGCTGAACACCATCAACAACATCGCAGAGCGGGACCAGTTCAAAGGCCGACCACTCATTGCCTTCACCGACGAAGGCCACATCCCATTGAAGGTGCCACTGCTCTCCCCGTATTCGGTGAAGATCACCAAGATGTGGCGAAAACTAGGTGCCTGGTACTGGATGGCAACCCAGAACGTTGACGACATCCCTCCAGAAGCATCCGCCCTGCTGAACATGATCGAGTGGTGGATCTGCTTGAACATGCCGCCTGACGAGGTGGAGAAAATCGCGCGTTTTCGTGAGCTCACGCCGGCGCAGAAGACGATGATGCTCTCGGCACGAAAGGAAAACGGCAAGTTCACCGAGGGCATCGTCCTGGCCAAGCGGATCGAGATGCTGTTCCGTGTGGTGCCACCCAGCCTGTGCCTTGCTCTGGCCATGACCGAGCCAGAAGAAAAGCGGCAGCGTTACGAAACCATGCAGGCGCTCGGCTGCGATGAGCTACACGCAGCACTGCAGGTGGCCGCGGACCTGGACCACAAACGCGGTATCACTCCCTATCCCATCACCTTACCCGAATCAAAGAAGGCCGTGGAGCGCGTGGCATGA
- a CDS encoding DsbA family protein, producing the protein MRKNRLKLIVVGIIAITGLGAGWLLAKNNSARPADETWYFGPSSARWVITEYADLECPYCRAYTPQLKRWVSEQENVKLAWHHFPLDSHGPAAVSEARLVQCAGSLGGASAFWEAIDQVLLRTRGNGQGLADELEVPGISAEGLSTCARTRLDIRAAIEQQLAVAKGRGIAATPTIEVTDSLTGHSMRLEGPVDSATLLSVVDDLAAQATASKE; encoded by the coding sequence ATGCGTAAGAACAGGCTCAAACTCATCGTGGTCGGCATCATCGCGATCACTGGCCTCGGCGCTGGCTGGCTGCTGGCAAAGAACAACAGCGCACGCCCCGCCGATGAGACCTGGTATTTCGGTCCGTCCAGTGCCCGCTGGGTGATCACGGAGTACGCCGATCTGGAATGCCCATACTGCAGGGCATACACGCCACAACTGAAGCGATGGGTGAGCGAGCAAGAGAACGTGAAGCTCGCTTGGCATCACTTCCCTCTCGATAGTCATGGCCCTGCAGCAGTATCAGAGGCAAGGCTCGTTCAATGCGCGGGTTCATTGGGCGGGGCTTCGGCGTTCTGGGAAGCGATCGACCAGGTCCTGCTGCGCACACGTGGCAATGGCCAGGGGCTCGCTGATGAGTTGGAGGTACCTGGCATCTCTGCAGAAGGTCTTTCCACTTGCGCGAGGACAAGACTGGATATCCGAGCAGCCATTGAACAGCAATTGGCTGTGGCCAAGGGCCGGGGCATTGCCGCTACCCCTACGATCGAGGTCACCGACAGTTTGACGGGGCACAGCATGCGCCTGGAAGGTCCCGTGGATAGCGCCACACTGCTGTCGGT